TCGCACAAGCAGAAGGTCACCTACAGCCTGACCGAACACGCGATCGACCTCGTCCCGGTGCTCGTGCAGCTCAGCGCCTGGGGAGTGCGGCACCTGCCCGTCGCCGACGCCTACGCGGCCCGCGCGGAAGTGCTCACCGCCGGCGGTCCCCCGCTGTGGGAAGCCTTCATGGACGAACTGCGCGAGACTCACCTCGGCACCCGCCGCGGACAGGTCTTCGGCGACCGCATGATGGCTGGACGCGGCCGATCGCGGCCAGGCGCCGTCGCCGAGGAAGTGATCCGCAAGTCGAACGACGCCTTCGTCGACCTCATCCACGACCTGTCGGACAACGAAGAGTTCCGCCGCTCAGGACTCGGCCCCGCGCCGCGACACCTGGCGCTGATCATCTCGGGCGGTCTCAACGAGCTGACGGCCGACCTGGTCGAGAGCGGTGGCGACCTCCGGCGCGGCGCCGAGATCGCCACCGCCACCACAACCGCTTTGCTGGCAACGGACTTCGCCAGCCGCGGCAACCCACGGNNNNNNNNNNNNNNNNNNNNNNNNNNNNNNNNNNNNNNNNNNNNNNNNNNNNNNNNNNNNNNNNNNNNNNNNNNNNNNNNNNNNNNNNNNNNNNNNNNNNGACGCCGCCTACGCGGCATCCGTGGCCGACCGAACGGAGTGACGATGGAAACCCGGCTCGACGAACGGTTCAGCGATCCCGGCACCGAGGCCACCGGCTGGGCCGAAACCACGCGGGCGCTGGAAGAGGCCCAGATCAGCTGGCTCACGACCGTCCGCGCCGACGGCAGGCCGCACGTGACACCGCTGGTCGCGGTGTGGCTGGACGGGACAGTCCACTTCAGCACCGGCGCCACCGAACAGAAGTACCTCAACCTCACGGCGAACCCGAACGTCGTGCTGACCACGGGCCGCAACGCCTGGGACGACGCCCTCGACGTGGTCGTCGAGGGCGTGGCCCGCCGCGTCACGGACCGCCCGACGCTCGACCGGCTCGCCGCGGCCTGGCTGCGGAAGTGGGACGGCAGCTGGGTTTACGAGGCCACCGACAACGGATTCCGGCAAGGCGACCACGACGACGTCGCGGTCTTCGCCGTCGAACCGGCGAAGGTCCTCGTCTTCGGCCGGCAGCGGACGAACCCCTCGGACACGTCGATGCTGTCCACTGTGGAGTTCACCCACACCAGCCACCGGCTCTGACAGGTCAAGCACGGCCCGAGCAGCTTCGCCGGCCCGCACCGCGATGCGCGGGCCGGCAACCGGCCGGCGACGGCATCCTCGAGCAACGCCCCGACCGTCTCACGGGCACACGCCTAGTTCGCGCCGATCCCGCCGCCCGCACGACCCGGCCGGCGACGATCTCGACGTCGCCGGTCACGCGGACACCGCGGACCTCGGTGTCACCGGTGAACTCCAGCGGGGCCGAGTGGAACCGCAGCACGACCCGGCGACCGTCCGGGGGCGGCGAGGACCAGTCCACCGTCTCGCGCGGCAAGCCCCGCAAGATCGCTGCGTTCTCGTCAGCGCCGTCAATCGCCGCGGTGCTCCGCGGGTCGTGGGCGTCCACGCCGAGGTTGTCCCGGGCCGCCGCGGTGCGCGCGACCCCCGACACGAGCTGGTCCGCCGGTTCTACGCACGGACGCTGACCGGCGGCTGGACCGAAACCGACGGCAGCCTCCCGGCCGAGCAACGCGGCTGGCCGGACGCCGCCTACTCCGACACGTCCCTGGTCACCGCCCTGTCCTCGGCGGTGATCCCGCCGGTCAACAGGCTGAATGGTCATCTGCCGCGCGTCGCAGGGGTTGGCCGCTACCACGACGGCACGACAGCGCCGGGCACCGAGCGGCGTGCCCGGGTGGGGCACAGCGGCTCGAGGTCGTCCTCATCGTCTGCGTCGCCGGCGCTTCGTGGCCGCCGGGCGGCCGGAGGTCACCAACGGTGACCCCCGGCTCCCGTTGCGGGCCGGCGCTCAGGCAACCCAGGGCGGCACCAGCGCCGCCAGAGGCTTGCGCAGGATCCGCTTCACCCCTTCGGGTCAGCAGACGTCCAGCCACCAGATCGGATCGGTGAACCCGGTGATGTCACCGTTGCGGAGCCAGCCCCAGCTGTTCAGCGAAGGGACCCAGGCGTAGGTCTGCCAGCCCCAGATCCCGTTGTGCTGGCACTGCGCATAGATCATCTCGGCCGCGGTCGAGCCGATCGACGAAGGACCGCCGTACTCGCTGAACACGATGTTCTGCCGGGCGACCCAGATGTAGCCCGGCTGCGGAACCGCCGTCTGCGACGCCGTCTCCTCCGCGATCGCGGGTGCCTCGGCGGCCGAGGCGCCGGTGGCACCCAGCACGCCGGCGAGCGCGAAGCCGACAGTCAGCGCGGCGGTGATGAGGTACTTCCGGAGAACGCGCATGTTCCCTCCCATTCGTGTGCACGTTGTCTTTCCGGGCGAAAACCAGGTCCTAAACGCCGACGTAAAGGGCGTACCAACGGCCGGTGCTCTGGTCGTAGTACTCCTGGCAGTAGTAATAGGTGGCGCCGCCGTAGGTCACGTACCACAGTCCCGTGGAATGGCAGGCGGACAGATCTCGGGTACTGCCCATGTAGGTCACGCCGGCCACACCGGCCTGCCCGTGAGCGGCGACTGGTTCGGCCGCCGCGGCCAGCGTGGCGCCCGACGTGCCGATCAGCGCGAGGCCCGCGGTGAACGCGACGACGACAAGACGCTTCCTGAGATTGCGCATGGTTTCCTCCACCCTTCACATGCTCCGGTCACGGGGTTCACGCGTAGGACGCCCCGCGTCGAGGCGTTCCCGGCAGACCGTTGCTCCCCTGATCCCCCCGGCTGTCCGGCGCTCCGGCATCCAGGAACTGAAGTTCCCACCGGAAGGTGGGCGGCGACCACCCACACGAAGCCCCACACTTCAGTGAGTAAGCGCTACCATGAAGTGTGGGAGTTCTTCGGGAATCCTTCGGTGCCCAGCTGCGGAGGTTACGGGAGCACACGTCCCTGCCCCAGGAGCAACTGGCCCAGCGAGCTGGCGTGAGCGCCAAAGCGATCCGCGCGCTGGAACGGGAGGAGCGCCGCCACCCCTATCCCAACACCGTTTCCGCCCTGGCAACCGCGTTCGGACTGCACGCGCGTTTCCCCGCCGGGTCGTCGGGATCCAGAACTGGCGTGGCCGGCTCGTCGACGTGCTGTGCCATGGTGGTGATTCTCCCCTCTGTGAACGCCCACGCCAAGCCTGGAAACGACCCTTCAGGGTACGTTCCGGAATTCTGCCGGTCAGGGTTTCGCGTACTCGACGAGCTCGACGAGCAAGCCGGTCGCGGGGCCCAAGTGGGCGAACGCGACTCGCAGACCGTCCTGCCCACCCGGTCGCGGCGCGCTGTCGACCAGGACCGCGCCGCGGTTTTCCAAGGCCGCGAGCTCGGCTTCGATGTCGTCGACTTCGAAGGCGACGTGGTGCAGGCCGGGGCCCCGGCGGGCGAGCTGGCCGCTGACCATGTCACCGTCGCTCGCCGGGGCGACGACCTCGATCGCCGTGCGATCGCCTGCGCAGTGCCAGAACTGGCAGGCGACGTGGTAGGTGTCGACGACGTCGGTACCGCCCGGCTGCATGGTCAGCATGCGCAGGCCGACGCCCGCGGCGGCCAGGTCGGCGACGACGACACCGACGTGGTCGATCCGGCGGATCACGGCGCGACCACCGCGGCACTGACCAAAGTGGACAGTTCGGCGACGTCGGCGACCTTGAAGTAGGCACGCAGGTCCAGTGAGACGCCGAAGGTCGATTCGATCTGGGTCAGCAGCCGCAGCGCGGCGAGGCTGGTCCAGTTGCCCAGGCTCTCGAACTTGGAGAACGCCGAGATTTCGGGGTTGTCCGTGACGCCCTCGACGAGGCCGACGAGCGTTCCGGTGACGTCAGACATGGGTGAACTCCTCCAGGGTGATCCATTCCGGGACGGGAACGGCGTTGGTGGTGAGGTCGAGGGCGTACCGCCCGCCGGGCAGGACACCGAAGTCGGTGACGAGCCCCGCCGCGGCCTTGTTCCGCTCCCCCGGCCGGTACACCGCGTGCAGGGCCGTGACCCCCGCGGCGCGGGCCATGGCCGCGAGCCGGGCCAGCACGGCGTGCTCGACCCCGCGCGCGAACACTCGGCAGCTCATCACGAAGTTCTCGATGAGCCAGTGCCCGGCTCCGCGGGTCACCCAGACCGCCCCGACGATGCCTTCGCTGCCGAACCGGTCCTCGACCTCGAAGCCCAGCACGAGGTGGTCCGGCGACGCGGCCATCTCGCGGGTGCGGCCCTCGGTGTGCGCCCGGGGAGCGAGGTTGAACTGGTTCGTGCGGAGGCCGAGCTGGATCACCCGCGGCAGGCTGTATTCGTCGGCCGGGGCGATCCGCACGCGCAGGCCGAGCTCGGTCAGGTAGTCCTCCGCCGAGTCGATCGAGGCCGCGAACTGCTCGCGGTCGGCCCTCGCGCGGTACATCGACGTGCGCTCGCGGTCGGTCGACGTCGTGGCGACGGCGCCGAAGAACTGCGGCTCCAGCACGGCCGCAAGGTGCCCGGCCGGGTCGCCGTCGAGCTGGACGACCGTCGCTTCCGGGAGCTCGCGGCGGACGAGGTCGCATTCGAACGGGCTGTCGTCGGCGAACACCACGCTGTCCAGCCCGAGGTTCAGCGCCTGCACCACCTGCCGGATGTTGTGGTCCTTCCGGCCCCAGTTCGCGATGCGCGCGACGAAGTCGTCCGATCGCAGGACCTGCTCGGGATGGCCGGTAAGCACCGAGTCGACCAGCGCCTGCTCGTTCTTGCTGCACACCGCGAGCAGGACGCCCTGGCTGCGCAGGCCGGCCAGGGCACGCTGCAGGCCGGTGTAGCAGTTGCCCGGATAGCCGCCCCCGAGCTGGATGCCATCCGGGCCGTCGTCGCCGAGCACACCGCCCCACAACGTGTTGTCCAGGTCCAGGACCAGCAGCTTCTTCGCCAGTCCCGACGCGGCCCGGCAGAACGCCGCCGCCTCGCGGGCGTACGCGAGCTCGACCGCGGGCGTCCACGCCATGCCGGCGAACCGGTACAGCCGGTCGTCGCGCACCGGTCCCGGTACGTCGGCCAGCAGCGCCTCGAAGTCGAGGACCTGGACCGCCGGGTGGTCCGCGGCCAGCCGCAGCAACCGGGAGTTGACCTCCCGCCACAGCCTGCCCAGCTCGGCCCGTCCGGCGAACCCGATCACCTTGCGCTGTTCGGGCCGCGACAGGGCGACCGTGTGCAGCACGACTGTGCTCGCCGAGCGCCGCACGAATCCGGCCACGGCCTGCTCGAGCAGCGTGAGCCGGCCGTCGATCCGCTCGGCCAGTCCGGCCAGGTCGGCCGGGTCCCACGTCTGCGGCAGCAGCGCCTGGTCGTGCAGCAGGCACAAGGTGACGTCAGGAGCGAAGCCCGCCAGGGCCGAGCCGGGATCCGCCAGCTCGACCAGCAGCTGGTCGAAGCCGGCGACGTGCAGCTGCGGCTCGATGCCCACCCGCAGCAGTTCCAGGCGGAGCATCGGCGCGACGTTCTCGGCGGTGAAGGTTCCGGCGACCGCGACCTTCACCGGCTGCAGCGCTTTCGGCGAGATCCGGGCGGACGCGACGCCGTCCAGCAGCCGGCCCGCTTCGGCGTGCACCGCCGGCCGCAACGAATCCAGCGCCGCCAGCAGGCCCTGGTCCGGTGCCGCCTCCGGGTTCCGGACCGCGCGGATCCGGGTGAGGATGTCTTCCACGGTTTTCTCCTTTCACACCCGCAGCAGCGTGCAGACCCAGTGCATGCCGCTGCTCGTACTGGTCAGTGCCACCAGGTCGCCCGCGGCCAGTTCGCCGTCACCGAGCAACCGCTCCAGGGTCAGCAGCTGGTCGGCGCAGCCGACGTGGCCGAGCTCGAGCGCGATTTCCCGGTTGGTCGACTCGAGGGGGATACCGAAGTCCGATGCGAGGTCGGCCAGCTGCCGGGCGTTGTCGTTGAAATGGATCACCCGCCGCAGGTCCGCGCGGGCGACGCCGGCACGGCTGCACGCGGCGTCGACGACCTCGCGGCTGCGAGCCCGGATCATCGAGACGAAGGTGAACATCTTCCGGACGTCTCCGGCGAAGAAGTCGTCCAGCCGGTCCTGCGGGCTGCGGACCTGCGGCTGCTCCCCGTCCCCCGCGGTGAACGGCCGCGCGGCACCGCCGACGTCCATCCGCATGAAGTCGGCGTAGGTGCCGTCGGTGATGATCTCGGTGGCGAGCCACGCGCACGAGCCGTGGTCGCGCCGGATCACCGCGGCGGCCGCGCCGTCGGAGTAGATGCTCGTGTTGATCTCCATCCGGTTCCAGTAGGGTTCGGCGACCCGGTTGGCGCCGACCACGAGTGCGGTCCGGTAGCCCGGATGCGCGGCGAACTTGCCGGCCACCAGGTCGAAGGCGGCCACGCCGCCCCCGCACGCCTGGTTGACCAGCAGCGCTTCGGCGCCGCTCGCCCCGAGCCGGGCCTGGGTCGCCGCCGCGGGATCCCAGTAGAGGTATTCGGCGAGATCGGCGATGGCGAGCACGACCAGGTCGACGTCCTCCGCCGCGACGCCCGCCTCGGCCAGGGCCTGCTCCCCCGCGGCGACGGCCAGGTCGGTCAGCCCGACGCCCTCCGGGGCGCGGTGGAACGTCCGGTAGCCCCAGCCGCGGACGCGGTCGAGGTCGGTCGTGTAGTCCGGCGCCGCACTGTCCACATCGGAGGGTTCGGGCAGCGACCGGCCGAACGCGACGATCCCGAACGGCACCACCGGACCGGCCACGGCCGGCCCGTCCCTCGTTCCGGCGTGCACCGAGGGGAAGTTCTCCGCCGCGGTGCGCAGGAACGTCGTCGCGGCGGCGTTGTGCTCGGTGTCCTGGAAGCGGAACACGACCTCGTCGCCCTCGGCGCGGCGGAGGATCTCCCCCAGCACCGCGTCCTCGACCTCCTTGCCCAGCACCGGGCAGGACAGCGAAAACAGGTCGACCAGGCACACGCCGTCCGCCCGGTGCAGGCCGACGGCACCGCTGACGCCGTAGTCGCCGAACCGGTCGCGCACCGAAACGGCCACGACCTCGTCGGCGCACCCGGCGATCTCGTCGGCGCCCTGGCCGTTCCCGAGCGTGAAGTCCTTCGCCCTGGCGACCACTTCGGATACCTTGGCCAGGTGCTCCTGCGCCGGTGAGAACCCGACCTCGACGTTCAGGCTCGCCACGAAGCCGGTCAGCGAAACCCCGGAAGCCACCGAGGCGGCCGGTGACACTTCCGGCGCCACCGGCTCCCCCGCCTTCCGGATCGGCGCCGGCCGGTCGAACAGCCCGGCCGCCAGCAGCTGCCCCGGCCACGACTCCGGCTGCCGCTCCAGCAGCAGCCCGCCCCGCTCCGGATCGGCGGTGATCAGCAACGCGACCCCGGGCTCCCCGGCGAACTCGACGAGTTCGGGACAGTCGCGCGCCAGCTCGTCCCACACGTCACCGGTGGCCCGGAACGAGATCCGCACGCCGGCGCGGTGCAGTTCGAGCACCGGTTCCCGCAGCTGGGCGAGTCCCCCGGCCAGGCTGTCCACATCGAATTCGACCGCCCGGCAGGCGGAGCCGTACCGCGTGCCCAGCACCCGGGCGAGCTGCCCGCCGAGGCTCGCGAACAGCTCCTCCGTGTAGGGCACCTTGGCCAGCCGGAACATCGTCGGGTGGTGGGCCCGGCCGCTGCCCATCGCGCGGACGGCCTCCTCGGTGTCCGCCAGGTACACGTTGGGCAGGCCCGCCAGCTTCGAGCGGACCGCGTCCCGGGCCCGGTGTGCCTCGGCGACGACCCCGGTGACGCGCCCGGCGTCACCGGCACCGAAGGTCCGCGCCTCCGGGAGCGCGGGAAGCACGAACACCACCGCCCCACTCCACCGGCCGATGGTCGGCACCGCCGCCGAGGCCACGTCGAGCAGATCGGCGGTCCACTTCGGACCGCTCTCGCCCAGTTCCTCGAACCGGGGTGCCACGATGAGCACGTCCGGGTTCGTGCGAGCCACGACACCGTCGTCGTCCAGGCACTGCCGGACGATCTGGCCGAAGGGGCCGACGTCGAACGCCGCGGGCAAGCCGGCATCGTGCAGGGCCATCCCGAGGTAGGGCACGATCTGGTCGATCGTGTAGCTGGCGAGCAGGCCGATCCGCAGCGCCGGCCTGGTCTCCGACCGGGAGGCCGCGCGCCACGAGGACCGCATTTCGCCGGGTGTCAGCGCACTCATACCGGCACCCCCTTGGCGCGCAGCACCGCCCGCAGACCGCCGACCGAATCCACCTGCCGGACATCCTCGTAGGCGAAGGAAAGCCGGTAGGTCTCCTCGAGCGTGACGATCAGCTGGAGGTGGCGAAGACTGGTCCACCCGGGCAGGGTGGCTGGACCGTCGGCGTCGGTCACCGACGCCGGATCGACCTCGAGCACGTCGGCGATCAGCTCGATCAGCCGCTCCTGCGGCCGCGCGGCGGTCATCGGGACACCCCCACCGGCGCCGGGTCACCGTCATCCGCGGCGGAGTCCGCCGCGGAGTCTGCCGCCTCGGCCGGTTCGTGGTCCGGCAGGATCCGCTCGATCCGGCGGACGCTGGGCATCACGAACCCGGCGACCGCCACGCCGACACCGAGCACACCGATCGCCGCGAAGACCAGCCCGATCCCGCCCGCCTGACCGGTGCCGAACAGGCCGCCGAGCAGGCCCGCGCCCGGCGCACCGGGCTGCATCCACGGTGTGAGGACCAAATCCACCAGCGGGCCCGCTATCAGCGTGGCGATCGGGACGGTGAGCTCTTCGGTGAACTGCCGGGCGGCGAACACCCGGCCCTGCAGGTGCGGTTCGACCTTCTCCTGCCAGATGGTGTTCGTGTAGCCGTCGATGATCGGGATCGTGAAGGACACGAACATGATCGAGAAGGCGAGCAGCGGCAGCACGTCGGCGACGCCGTACATCAGCCTGCCGAACACGCTGAACACGACGATCGCGAGCAGGACGCGCAGCATCTTGTCGCGCGGCGACTTCAGCGTGCCCAGCACCAGGGCGCCGAGCACGCCGCCGACCGCGCCGGTGGTCATCACCACCGACACCGCCGTGGCGCTGTTGCCGGTTCTGGCCAGCACGAGGGGCCGCAGCAGCACGAACCCGATCGAAGCCAGGACATTGATCACGATCAGGAAGCCCTGGAGGTTGCGGAACGAGCGGTTGCGCAGGATGTACTTGAAACCGAACAGGCAGTCCTGCCACATCGACATCACGACCGCGCCCGCCTGCCGCGGCACCTCGGGGATGCCGACCAGCAGGACGGCGGCGACGGCCACGACGTAGGACAGCGTGTCGACCAGCAGGATCGTCCGGATGTCGGACGCCGCGAGCAGGGCCGCGGCCAGCGCCGGCGCGAAGAGGCCCGGAACCGAGCGCACCGCGAACATCATCGCGTTCGCCCGCGGGTACTGTCCGCGCCGCATCATCAGCGTGATGGTCGAGGAGAACACCGGGACCTGGAACGCGAGGAACGCGCCGGTCGCGAAGTTGACCAGGTACAGCTGCCACATGCTGACCGAACCGGTCAGGAAGAACACGAGCAGCAGTCCGGTGGCCACGGCCGAGCCGAGGTCGCTGATCATCAGCGTCAGCCGCCGGTTCCAGCGGTCGATGAACACCCCGGCCAGCGGGCTGAAGATCACCGTCGCGGCGAACGCCGAAAGCAGGACGAGCGCGAAGTCGGTGGCGCGGCCCGTGGCGTCCCACACCCAGATGCTGACCGCGAAATTGGTCATCCGGGTGCCGACCACGGACAGGAGCTGACCGAACCACACCGCGGTGAACGCGGAGAATCCGGACGGTCGTCGTTGCATGGTCTCAAAGTCCTTTCGTGGGGGTTCCGGCTTGCTCCGCCCTCAGGCGAGCAGGCCGAGCAGGCGTGCGGTCACGTCCTCGAGGAACGCGGTGGCGGTCGCGGCGCGGTAGACGGCGGTTCCGTAGCCGACGTCGATCCGCAGGCGGCCGCCCACGACCACGCCGCCGACATCGAGGTCGTACGGCCAGGCGCCGGTGCCGTCCTCGGTCTCGCCGTAGGGCGCCTTGCAGACCTCGAACAGCTCCTCGGCCTGCGTGACTTCGTCGAACCCGAACGTGCCCATGTAGTTGACGGCGAGCCGCGGTTCGGCGATCGCGGTGAGTCCGGGGGCGCGGGCGGTGAACTTGAGCATCCCGTGCCCGATCCCGTTGTTCGGGACGCGAGCGAGCTGTGCGGCGATCGCGGCGACCGGGTCACCGCCGTCGGGCAGCCGCAGCAGGACCGGGTACATCACCTGGAACCAGCCGGTCGTCCGATGGAGATCGACGTCGGGGAACAGGTCTTCGCGGCCGTGCCCGGTGGTCGCCAGCGCGCACTCCCGGCCGCCCGTGCGGGCCGCCACGGCTTCGGTGACCGCCCAGACGATCAGGTCGCGGACGTTCACCCGCCGACGCCGCGTGACCTCGTGCAGGCCGTCGGTCTCCTCGGTGCTCAGCGTGTGGCTGAGCATCGCACTGGCACCCATGGTCGTGACCCCGTCGAGGTCGGCGGGCAGCGACGCCGCCTCCGTCGGCGCCTGGGCCCGCCAGAACGGCAGCTCCGCGGACATGTCCTTGGTGGACAGGCGACGGGCCCACGTGGTGTAGGCCGTGGTCTTGGCCGGCAGGGACGGCTCCTCTCCCCGTTCCAGCCGCCCGCACAGCGTCTGCAGGTCACCCAGCAGGACGTCCCGGGAGATCGCGTCCACGACGAGGTGGTGCGCGATGATCAGCAGCCGGTCGGGCCGCGTACCGCCGCCGGCGAAGTGCAGGACGCGGCAGGTCGGGCCGTCGGCGAGGTCCAGCGTGAGCTGGGCCGCCGCGGCCAGCTCGGCGATCGCGTCTTCGTCGTCGGTTTCGTGACTGGCGAACGGCACCCCGCCCTCGACGTCGGCGTGGTGCTGCCACAGCACGCCTTCGCCGTCACGGCGGAACCGCAGCCGCAGCGAATCGTGGTGGGCCGCGAGGCGCCGGACGGCTTCTTCGAGGTGTTCCACGGCGACCGGGCGGCGCAACTCCAGGTAGTACGGGTGGTTGAACCACGCCGGACGGTCCATCGTGGACGCCACCGTCTCGAACCACCACAGCTGGGCCGGGGTCAGCGGCTGCTCGCCCGCGGCGACCTCGTGCGTCACCGCGGCGACGGGCGCGGTCCCGGCGTCCAGGCCGAGTTCCGCGATCGTACGGTTCTCGGTGAGCTGCCGCGCCGACAGCCGGATCCCCGCCTCGGCGGCGTGGAAGGCGACCGTGATCGCCAGCAGCGAATCACCGCCCAGCTCGTAGAAGTCGTCGTGGATGCCGACCTCGGGCAGGTGCAGGACCTCGGCCCAGATCCCGGCCAGCGCGCGCTCGCGGTCGGTGCGGGGAGCCGCCGATGTCCGCTGCGCCGTGCGGCGGAACCCGGACCCGACCGCCGTCGCGATCCGGGCGGCGGTGTTCAGCCTGGTCGCGATGTCGGCGACCAGGTCCGCCGGCAGCGGCTGCGCGGCGCCGTCGGCGGGTTCGTCGAGCGGCCAGACGTGCCCGGCCGGGTGCTCCGGGTGCAGCGGGTACCCCTCCGCGGCCCCGACCCGGAGCGCCCCGATCGTCACCAAGGCGGCCAGCTCGGCGGACGACGGTTCCGCGGTGAGCACGACGTCCCGGCGTCCGAGCTGCTCGCGCACCACCCGGATCAGGTCCGGCTCGGCGAACCCGGCCGGGTCGAGCACGAGGGCGGGCACCGGCGGGTGGAACGGCCGCCGGGCCCAGCGGACGACCGCCGTCGCGGCCGCCGTCTCGAACTCGGCCTCGGACGTGACGTCGTAGCGTCGCGCCCAGTCGTCGAGGTCGAGCACGGCGACGTCCGGCACGCTCTCGGCGAACCCGCGCAGCCGCTGCGTGAGGCCGTCGAAGATGCGCGCCCAGCGGGCGTCCGGCGCCGCCGCCGAGACCCCGAGCAGCAGCTGCGCGCCGGTCCGGGCCCGGTGGACCGCCACCGCCTCGCAGAGCTCGTCGAGGTCGCGTTCCAGCGCGGTGACGCCGGACAGCGCCGCCCCGGGCCGCCAGTCTTCCCAGCGCAGCAGGACGACGTTGAGCGCGCCGGCGCGAAACGGGCCGGCCGGGTCGAGCAGGGGACGGAGTACCTGGCCCGCCGGTGCGGTGACGAGCGCCCAGGCCGGCTCGCCGAGGAGCTCCGACCAGAATTCCACGGTCGGCACCACCCGGGTGGCCCGGAACGACGTGGCCAGCCCGATCGCGAGCGCGGCGCGGTCCGGCGCAGGCTCGACGGCCGGCACGTCGCCGATCACCGTGTCCGGCGCGGCGACCAGCTCGGCCAGCAGCTCGCCGAAGCGGTCGACCAGGCCTTCGGCGCGGTCGCGGCTGAACAGCTCGCTCGCGTAGGTGAGGTCGGCCTGCAGGTCGCCGTCCTGCCAGTCGAGGGTGAACAGCACGTCGAAGTCGGCGCCGGCCGCGCCGACCGGCAGCGGTTCGACCTCGATGCCGGGCAGCGAGAGCGTCTCCTCGGCCGCGTCCGCGTAGTTCAGCACGCACTTCAGCGGGTGGCGGGCCGAGTCGCGCGGCAGGCGCAGCGCCTCCATGATCTTCGGGAACGGCAGCCGCTGGTGCGCCTGCGCGTCCTTGACCGTCGAGTGCAGGCGGCGGACCAGCCGCCGGAAGTTCGGCCGGCCGCCGACGTCGAGCCGCAGCGGGAGCAGGTCGGCGAAGCACCCGATCACGCCCTCCAGTTCGGCGCGGTCCCGCCCGGACGTCGGCATCCCGATCAGGACGTCCGGCTGCCCGCTCTCCTGGTACAGCAGCACCGCGTACACCGCGAGCAGCACGCTGTAGGGCGTGACGCTCTCGGCGCGGGCCAGCTCGCGGACCGCGGCACCGGCGGCGAACCGCCGGACGGCCCGCCCGGCCACCTCCTCGGTACCGCACCCGGGAGCGTCGCCGGGGAGTTCGAGCGGGGCGGGAGCGCCACGCAGCTTTTCGCGCCAGTACGCGATGTGGGTTTCGACGTCGTCGCCGGCCAGCCAGGCCTGCTGGTGGTGGGCGAAGTCGCCGAACTGCAGCGGCGGGCGGGGCAGCGGAGAGGGCAGTCCCGCCGTGTAGGCGTCGTACAACGTGGCGAGCTCGTCGAGGAAGATGCCCCACGACGTCGCGTCGCAGATGATGTGGTGCATGCCGACGAGCAGGTAGTGCTCCCGCGCGCCGGCTCGCAGCAGCCGGACGCGCAGCAGCGGTCCTTCGTCGAGGTCGTACGGGAAGGCACTCATCGCCTCGATGGCCCCTTCCGGGTCCTCGGCGAGGTCGGCGGG
This window of the Amycolatopsis balhimycina FH 1894 genome carries:
- a CDS encoding acyl carrier protein is translated as MTAARPQERLIELIADVLEVDPASVTDADGPATLPGWTSLRHLQLIVTLEETYRLSFAYEDVRQVDSVGGLRAVLRAKGVPV
- a CDS encoding winged helix-turn-helix transcriptional regulator — encoded protein: MKEARSRCPINLSLEIFGDRWTLLVLRDVVFGGARHFRELLGGAERISSNVLADRLAALVEHGLLTRAGDASHKQKVTYSLTEHAIDLVPVLVQLSAWGVRHLPVADAYAARAEVLTAGGPPLWEAFMDELRETHLGTRRGQVFGDRMMAGRGRSRPGAVAEEVIRKSNDAFVDLIHDLSDNEEFRRSGLGPAPRHLALIISGGLNELTADLVESGGDLRRGAEIATATTTALLATDFASRGNPR
- a CDS encoding acyl carrier protein, translated to MSDVTGTLVGLVEGVTDNPEISAFSKFESLGNWTSLAALRLLTQIESTFGVSLDLRAYFKVADVAELSTLVSAAVVAP
- a CDS encoding HAD-IIIC family phosphatase, whose protein sequence is MEDILTRIRAVRNPEAAPDQGLLAALDSLRPAVHAEAGRLLDGVASARISPKALQPVKVAVAGTFTAENVAPMLRLELLRVGIEPQLHVAGFDQLLVELADPGSALAGFAPDVTLCLLHDQALLPQTWDPADLAGLAERIDGRLTLLEQAVAGFVRRSASTVVLHTVALSRPEQRKVIGFAGRAELGRLWREVNSRLLRLAADHPAVQVLDFEALLADVPGPVRDDRLYRFAGMAWTPAVELAYAREAAAFCRAASGLAKKLLVLDLDNTLWGGVLGDDGPDGIQLGGGYPGNCYTGLQRALAGLRSQGVLLAVCSKNEQALVDSVLTGHPEQVLRSDDFVARIANWGRKDHNIRQVVQALNLGLDSVVFADDSPFECDLVRRELPEATVVQLDGDPAGHLAAVLEPQFFGAVATTSTDRERTSMYRARADREQFAASIDSAEDYLTELGLRVRIAPADEYSLPRVIQLGLRTNQFNLAPRAHTEGRTREMAASPDHLVLGFEVEDRFGSEGIVGAVWVTRGAGHWLIENFVMSCRVFARGVEHAVLARLAAMARAAGVTALHAVYRPGERNKAAAGLVTDFGVLPGGRYALDLTTNAVPVPEWITLEEFTHV
- a CDS encoding 3-oxoacyl-[acyl-carrier-protein] synthase III C-terminal domain-containing protein — its product is MSALTPGEMRSSWRAASRSETRPALRIGLLASYTIDQIVPYLGMALHDAGLPAAFDVGPFGQIVRQCLDDDGVVARTNPDVLIVAPRFEELGESGPKWTADLLDVASAAVPTIGRWSGAVVFVLPALPEARTFGAGDAGRVTGVVAEAHRARDAVRSKLAGLPNVYLADTEEAVRAMGSGRAHHPTMFRLAKVPYTEELFASLGGQLARVLGTRYGSACRAVEFDVDSLAGGLAQLREPVLELHRAGVRISFRATGDVWDELARDCPELVEFAGEPGVALLITADPERGGLLLERQPESWPGQLLAAGLFDRPAPIRKAGEPVAPEVSPAASVASGVSLTGFVASLNVEVGFSPAQEHLAKVSEVVARAKDFTLGNGQGADEIAGCADEVVAVSVRDRFGDYGVSGAVGLHRADGVCLVDLFSLSCPVLGKEVEDAVLGEILRRAEGDEVVFRFQDTEHNAAATTFLRTAAENFPSVHAGTRDGPAVAGPVVPFGIVAFGRSLPEPSDVDSAAPDYTTDLDRVRGWGYRTFHRAPEGVGLTDLAVAAGEQALAEAGVAAEDVDLVVLAIADLAEYLYWDPAAATQARLGASGAEALLVNQACGGGVAAFDLVAGKFAAHPGYRTALVVGANRVAEPYWNRMEINTSIYSDGAAAAVIRRDHGSCAWLATEIITDGTYADFMRMDVGGAARPFTAGDGEQPQVRSPQDRLDDFFAGDVRKMFTFVSMIRARSREVVDAACSRAGVARADLRRVIHFNDNARQLADLASDFGIPLESTNREIALELGHVGCADQLLTLERLLGDGELAAGDLVALTSTSSGMHWVCTLLRV
- a CDS encoding VOC family protein, translated to MIRRIDHVGVVVADLAAAGVGLRMLTMQPGGTDVVDTYHVACQFWHCAGDRTAIEVVAPASDGDMVSGQLARRGPGLHHVAFEVDDIEAELAALENRGAVLVDSAPRPGGQDGLRVAFAHLGPATGLLVELVEYAKP
- a CDS encoding pyridoxamine 5'-phosphate oxidase family protein, which translates into the protein METRLDERFSDPGTEATGWAETTRALEEAQISWLTTVRADGRPHVTPLVAVWLDGTVHFSTGATEQKYLNLTANPNVVLTTGRNAWDDALDVVVEGVARRVTDRPTLDRLAAAWLRKWDGSWVYEATDNGFRQGDHDDVAVFAVEPAKVLVFGRQRTNPSDTSMLSTVEFTHTSHRL